From Streptomyces sp. Edi4, one genomic window encodes:
- a CDS encoding HAMP domain-containing protein gives MTGSTKSDVVQQRTAGASAAAQVGEPELRQLLAGLTAVRDGDFGTRLPGEADGLLGEIATVFNGMVDQLSLFTSEVTRVAREVGTDGRLGGQADVPGVSGTWKDLTDSVNAMAGNLTSQVRDIAQVATAVAKGDLSQKIDVAARGEILELKNTVNTMVDQLSAFADEVTRVAREVGSEGRLGGQAQVPGVGGTWRDLTDSVNFMAGNLTDQVRNIAQVTTAVARGDLSQKITVDARGEILELKNTVNTMVDQLSAFADEVTRMAREVGTEGILGGQADVKGVSGTWRDLTDSVNGMAGNLTAQVRSIAQVATAVAKGDLSQKITVTARGEVLELKDTINTMVDQLSSFAGEVTRVAREVGTEGRLGGQADVRDVSGTWRDLTESVNVMADNLTAQVRSIAEVTTAVAKGDLSQKIRVDARGEILELKETINTMVDQLGAFADEVTRVAREVGTEGNLGGQATVRGVSGTWKDLTDNVNVMASNLTGQVRSIAQVATAVAKGDLSQKINVEAKGEVAALAGVINTMVDTLSAFADEVTRVAREVGTEGTLGGQARVPNVAGTWKDLTDNVNFMAHNLTSQVRNIAQVTTAVAQGDLTRKIDVDARGEILELKTTINTMVDQLSSFAAEVTRVAREVGSEGRLGGQAEVEGVSGTWKRLTENVNELAGNLTRQVRAIAEVTGAVAEGDLTRSITVDASGEVADLKDNINFMVESLRETTRANEEQDWLKSNLARISGLMQGRRDLAIVAELIMDELTPLVSAQYGAFYLAEETSEGTHLNLVGSYARPADAPGSRFRLGESFVGQAARSKRTIAVDDLPSGYVTVSSGLGSTEPVCLMVLPIVVEEQVLGVIELAAVHAFTPIHRDFLEQLMEAIGVNVNTITANARTDELLGESQRLTAELQVRSQELQSRQEELQSSNAELEEKAELLVAQNRDIETKNLEIERARQELEDRAHQLSLASKYKSEFLANMSHELRTPLNSLLILAQLLAQNPSRNLTAKQVEYAGIIHSAGSDLLQLINDILDLSKVEAGKMDVSPERISLRKLLDYIEVTFRPVTSQKSLTFTVKTPATLPTELLTDDYRLRQVLRNLLSNAVKFTEKGGVELRIEVLDEQLAPEAARRGGPVIAFHVVDTGIGIAPQHLETVFGAFQQADGTTSRKYGGTGLGLSISREIAFLLGGAITAESTLGQGSTFTLYLPVARPDYAELNVQIGRPALPTAEPRVEPVEEPDARHAAAPAPEPVQPKRLLVVEERSRGLLSLVAESAVGDLAAHPDPGDPRGTVEITAAVGVHEAAEALAATPCHCVVLELDLPDDAALRFLEDMGRDAALRGVPVLAHNNRRLGTDQERVLQKRAATQPLELISSLDELRERIALHLSADQPGDVLPLVRADEPVVVSQHADKSLAGRTVLVVDDDDRNLYAITGILEVHGMTVLQAENGRIALDTLAAHPAIDLILMDVMMPEMDGYAATAAIRAMPDHVELPIIAVTAKAMIGDREKSLASGASDYVTKPVDAGELIARIKRQLNA, from the coding sequence ATGACTGGCTCAACGAAGTCTGACGTTGTTCAGCAGCGCACCGCCGGGGCAAGCGCCGCCGCCCAGGTCGGTGAACCGGAACTGCGCCAGCTCCTCGCGGGTCTGACCGCCGTGCGCGACGGCGACTTCGGTACGAGGCTGCCCGGCGAGGCCGACGGCCTGCTCGGCGAGATCGCCACCGTGTTCAACGGCATGGTCGACCAGCTCTCGCTCTTCACCTCCGAGGTGACCCGCGTCGCCCGCGAGGTCGGCACCGACGGCCGGCTCGGCGGCCAGGCCGATGTGCCCGGGGTCTCGGGTACGTGGAAGGACCTGACCGACTCGGTCAACGCGATGGCGGGCAACCTCACGAGCCAGGTCCGTGACATCGCGCAGGTCGCCACCGCCGTGGCCAAGGGCGATCTGTCGCAGAAGATCGACGTGGCGGCCCGGGGCGAGATCCTTGAGCTGAAGAACACCGTGAACACCATGGTGGACCAGCTCTCCGCGTTCGCCGACGAAGTCACCCGCGTGGCCCGCGAGGTGGGCAGCGAGGGCCGCCTGGGCGGCCAGGCCCAGGTGCCCGGCGTGGGCGGCACATGGCGGGACCTGACCGACTCGGTCAACTTCATGGCCGGCAACCTGACGGACCAGGTCCGCAACATCGCCCAGGTGACCACCGCCGTGGCGCGCGGCGACCTGTCGCAGAAGATCACCGTCGATGCCCGGGGCGAGATCCTTGAGCTGAAGAACACCGTGAACACGATGGTGGACCAGCTCTCCGCGTTCGCCGACGAGGTCACTCGCATGGCGCGGGAGGTCGGCACCGAGGGCATCCTCGGCGGCCAGGCGGATGTGAAGGGCGTCTCCGGCACCTGGCGGGACCTCACCGACTCCGTCAATGGCATGGCGGGCAACCTCACCGCCCAGGTCCGCTCCATCGCGCAGGTCGCCACCGCCGTGGCCAAGGGCGACCTGTCGCAGAAGATCACGGTCACCGCGCGCGGCGAGGTGCTCGAGCTGAAGGACACCATCAACACGATGGTCGACCAGCTCTCCTCCTTCGCGGGCGAGGTGACCCGGGTGGCGCGCGAGGTCGGCACCGAAGGACGCCTCGGCGGTCAGGCCGATGTGCGGGATGTGTCGGGCACCTGGCGCGACCTGACCGAGTCCGTCAACGTCATGGCCGACAACCTGACCGCGCAGGTCCGCTCGATCGCCGAGGTGACGACGGCGGTCGCCAAGGGCGACCTGTCGCAGAAGATCCGGGTTGACGCGCGCGGCGAGATCCTGGAACTCAAGGAAACCATCAACACGATGGTCGACCAGCTCGGCGCCTTCGCCGACGAGGTCACCCGGGTGGCCCGCGAGGTCGGCACCGAGGGCAACCTCGGCGGCCAGGCCACCGTCCGGGGTGTGTCGGGCACGTGGAAGGACCTCACCGACAACGTCAATGTGATGGCGTCCAACCTGACCGGCCAGGTCCGTTCGATCGCGCAGGTCGCCACCGCCGTGGCCAAGGGTGACCTCTCGCAGAAGATCAACGTCGAGGCCAAGGGTGAGGTCGCCGCGCTCGCCGGAGTCATCAACACCATGGTGGACACCCTGTCCGCGTTCGCGGACGAGGTGACCCGGGTGGCCCGCGAAGTGGGCACCGAGGGCACCCTGGGCGGCCAGGCCCGCGTACCCAACGTCGCCGGTACGTGGAAGGACCTCACCGACAACGTCAACTTCATGGCCCACAACCTGACGAGCCAGGTCCGCAACATCGCCCAGGTCACCACGGCGGTCGCCCAGGGCGATCTGACCCGCAAGATCGACGTGGACGCGCGGGGCGAGATCCTGGAGCTCAAGACGACGATCAACACGATGGTCGACCAGCTCTCCTCGTTCGCCGCCGAAGTCACCCGCGTCGCCCGCGAGGTCGGCAGCGAAGGGCGGCTCGGTGGCCAGGCCGAGGTCGAAGGCGTGTCCGGCACCTGGAAGCGGCTCACCGAGAACGTCAACGAACTCGCCGGGAACCTGACCCGCCAGGTCCGCGCCATCGCCGAGGTCACCGGCGCCGTCGCCGAGGGCGACCTGACCCGGTCCATCACCGTCGACGCCTCCGGTGAGGTCGCCGACCTCAAGGACAACATCAACTTCATGGTGGAGTCCTTGCGCGAGACCACCCGGGCCAACGAGGAACAGGACTGGCTCAAGTCCAACCTGGCGCGGATCTCCGGACTGATGCAGGGACGCCGCGACCTCGCGATCGTCGCCGAGCTCATCATGGACGAACTCACCCCGCTGGTCTCCGCCCAGTACGGCGCCTTCTACCTCGCCGAGGAGACGAGCGAGGGGACCCACCTCAACCTGGTCGGCTCCTACGCCCGCCCCGCCGACGCGCCGGGCTCCCGCTTCAGGCTCGGTGAGTCCTTCGTCGGGCAGGCGGCGCGCAGCAAGCGCACCATCGCCGTCGACGACCTGCCGTCCGGCTATGTGACCGTCTCCTCGGGCCTGGGCAGCACCGAGCCCGTCTGCCTGATGGTGCTGCCCATCGTGGTCGAGGAGCAGGTGCTCGGCGTCATCGAACTCGCGGCCGTGCACGCCTTCACCCCCATCCACCGGGACTTCCTGGAACAGCTGATGGAAGCGATCGGGGTCAATGTCAACACCATCACGGCCAACGCCCGTACCGACGAACTGCTCGGCGAGTCGCAACGTCTGACGGCCGAACTCCAGGTCCGCTCCCAGGAGTTGCAGTCCCGGCAGGAGGAATTGCAGTCCTCCAACGCCGAGTTGGAGGAGAAGGCCGAACTGCTCGTCGCGCAGAACCGCGACATCGAGACCAAGAACCTGGAGATCGAGCGGGCCCGCCAGGAGCTGGAGGACCGCGCGCACCAGCTGTCGCTCGCGTCCAAGTACAAGTCGGAGTTCCTGGCCAACATGAGCCATGAGCTGCGCACCCCGCTCAACAGCCTGCTCATCCTGGCCCAGTTGCTCGCCCAGAACCCCAGCCGCAACCTCACCGCCAAGCAGGTCGAGTACGCGGGCATCATCCACTCGGCGGGTTCGGACCTGCTCCAGCTCATCAACGACATCCTCGACCTGTCCAAGGTCGAGGCGGGCAAGATGGACGTCAGCCCCGAACGGATCTCGCTGCGCAAGCTCCTCGACTACATCGAGGTCACCTTCCGGCCGGTGACCAGCCAGAAGAGCCTGACGTTCACCGTGAAGACGCCCGCGACCCTGCCCACCGAACTGCTCACCGACGACTACCGGCTCCGTCAGGTACTGCGCAACCTGCTGTCCAACGCCGTCAAGTTCACCGAGAAGGGCGGCGTCGAGCTGCGGATCGAGGTCCTGGACGAACAGCTCGCCCCCGAGGCCGCCCGGCGCGGCGGTCCCGTGATCGCCTTCCATGTGGTGGACACCGGGATCGGTATCGCGCCGCAGCACCTGGAAACCGTTTTCGGCGCCTTCCAGCAGGCCGACGGGACGACGAGCCGCAAGTACGGCGGCACCGGCCTCGGGCTCTCGATCAGCCGCGAGATCGCCTTCCTGCTCGGCGGCGCGATCACCGCCGAGAGCACCCTGGGCCAGGGCAGCACGTTCACGCTCTATCTGCCGGTCGCCCGCCCCGACTACGCCGAACTCAACGTGCAGATCGGCCGCCCGGCCCTGCCGACGGCCGAGCCGCGCGTGGAACCCGTCGAGGAGCCCGACGCGCGGCACGCCGCGGCCCCCGCCCCCGAACCCGTACAGCCCAAGCGGCTCCTGGTCGTCGAGGAGCGCTCGCGCGGCCTGCTGTCGCTGGTCGCCGAGAGCGCCGTGGGCGATCTCGCCGCCCACCCCGATCCCGGCGACCCGCGCGGCACGGTGGAGATCACCGCGGCCGTGGGGGTGCACGAGGCCGCCGAGGCGCTGGCCGCCACGCCGTGCCACTGCGTCGTGCTCGAACTCGACCTGCCGGACGACGCGGCGCTGCGCTTCCTCGAGGACATGGGGCGCGACGCGGCGCTGCGCGGCGTCCCGGTGCTCGCGCACAACAACCGGCGCCTGGGCACCGACCAGGAGCGGGTCTTGCAGAAGCGGGCGGCCACCCAGCCGTTGGAGCTCATCTCCAGCCTCGACGAACTGCGCGAGCGCATCGCGCTGCACCTGAGCGCCGACCAGCCCGGCGACGTGCTCCCCCTGGTCCGGGCCGACGAGCCGGTCGTGGTGAGCCAGCACGCCGACAAGTCGCTCGCCGGGCGCACCGTCCTCGTGGTCGACGACGACGACCGCAACCTGTACGCCATCACGGGAATCCTCGAAGTGCACGGCATGACGGTGCTCCAGGCGGAGAACGGCAGGATCGCCCTGGACACCCTGGCCGCGCACCCCGCGATCGATCTCATCCTGATGGACGTGATGATGCCGGAGATGGACGGGTACGCGGCCACCGCCGCCATCCGCGCGATGCCCGACCACGTCGAGCTGCCCATCATCGCCGTCACCGCGAAGGCCATGATCGGTGACCGAGAGAAGAGCCTGGCCTCAGGCGCGAGCGACTACGTCACCAAGCCGGTGGACGCGGGCGAGCTGATCGCGCGGATCAAGCGGCAGTTGAACGCCTGA
- a CDS encoding SpoIIE family protein phosphatase, with translation MSKSHQPGDEHGDGRATRPDPAPAGTELRPAVPRQTDDASAPRPAAGPEGEGSAVGRLADTVQRLRHQLRRAQAEAEGRALVDLASGILVERLTCSPVEAAAQLDSLAAQAGVSTLELAADLVNQATRDKIADVARDFLAEATQPATASVGLRLRSAEAGALAAGDAQSVAQSILQHALEPLGAVAVAIWAAHADQSLTLAGSAGFTDEEPARWRHVPPGVPTPARQALGNRAATTYEALADVALPSIGLQEFGGGRIAVPAGTGGRIIGVLEICWAGRLPRQSQSIERQMQVLAELCALALESHPVPDSDLSPRQPADARVSELLDLTDGLLDPCLVLEPLLDVADTPADFLIRHVNPSFVDFAGRPRNAIAGARLLDAYPLAAEAGGLFEKIEHVLATGEPFRAENMRLAAVVDTVALTTQAQVSISRQGTHVLVVWRLDDGAPRVANLLQHAQRLGRIGGFEENLLSGEIAWNDSLFELHGLPLTSEPIPLEQLAAHVHPDDAHSIGRFLRALLHHQRPASAAFRLQRADSVARHIRVVAEPVLDENTRVVAVRGAYQDVSAQHWTEVALAATRDQLAQSQQETAERNRLALRLQQAIMPPNHGPVDLHNLSVAVRYRPAEKDHLVGGDWYDAAALPSGHVLLCVGDVAGHGIEAATGMVALRNALRGLATTGAGPAQLLAWLNTVTHHLTDNVTATAVCGLYDPASRELRWARAGHLPPVLVRDGKAGALPQLGGILLGATGQARYEEGRTQLEIGDTLMMYTDGLIERRDRSVQDSLDNLLQVAQGARQLGRGSQLEHQLDHLLRYTNADTDDDTCLIGVTVR, from the coding sequence GTGTCCAAGTCCCACCAGCCCGGGGACGAGCACGGCGACGGCCGGGCCACCCGGCCGGACCCCGCGCCGGCCGGGACGGAGCTCCGCCCCGCCGTCCCCCGGCAGACCGACGACGCGTCGGCGCCGCGCCCGGCGGCCGGCCCCGAAGGCGAAGGCAGCGCCGTGGGGCGGCTCGCGGACACCGTCCAGCGGCTGCGTCACCAGCTGCGGCGCGCCCAGGCGGAGGCGGAGGGGCGCGCGCTCGTCGATCTCGCCAGCGGCATTTTGGTCGAGCGCCTGACGTGCAGTCCGGTCGAGGCGGCGGCCCAGCTGGACAGCCTGGCCGCGCAGGCCGGCGTCTCCACGCTCGAACTGGCGGCGGACCTCGTCAACCAGGCGACCCGCGACAAGATCGCCGACGTGGCGCGTGACTTCCTCGCCGAGGCCACCCAGCCGGCCACCGCCTCCGTGGGCCTGCGTCTGCGCAGCGCCGAGGCCGGCGCCCTCGCCGCGGGGGACGCCCAGTCCGTCGCGCAGTCGATCCTTCAGCACGCCCTGGAACCGCTCGGCGCCGTCGCCGTGGCCATCTGGGCGGCCCACGCCGACCAGTCCCTGACCCTGGCCGGCAGCGCGGGCTTCACCGACGAGGAACCGGCGCGCTGGCGCCATGTGCCGCCCGGCGTCCCCACCCCGGCGCGGCAGGCCCTCGGCAACCGGGCCGCCACGACGTACGAAGCCCTCGCCGATGTGGCCCTGCCCTCCATCGGGCTTCAGGAATTCGGAGGCGGCCGCATAGCGGTACCGGCCGGCACGGGCGGGCGCATCATCGGCGTCCTTGAGATCTGCTGGGCCGGCCGTCTGCCCCGTCAGTCCCAGTCCATCGAACGTCAGATGCAGGTGCTGGCCGAGCTGTGCGCGCTCGCCCTGGAGAGCCACCCCGTCCCCGACTCCGACCTTTCGCCGCGGCAGCCCGCCGACGCCAGGGTGAGCGAACTCCTCGACCTGACCGACGGTCTGCTCGACCCGTGCCTGGTGCTCGAACCGCTCCTCGACGTCGCGGACACCCCCGCCGACTTCCTGATCCGGCACGTCAATCCGAGCTTCGTCGACTTCGCGGGCAGGCCGCGCAACGCGATCGCCGGAGCCCGCCTCCTCGACGCGTATCCGCTCGCCGCCGAGGCAGGCGGTCTCTTCGAGAAGATCGAGCACGTCCTCGCCACCGGGGAGCCCTTCCGCGCCGAGAACATGCGCCTGGCCGCCGTGGTCGACACCGTCGCGCTGACCACGCAGGCCCAGGTCAGCATCAGCCGCCAGGGGACCCATGTCCTCGTGGTGTGGCGCCTGGACGACGGTGCCCCCCGGGTGGCGAACCTGCTCCAGCACGCCCAACGCCTGGGCCGTATCGGAGGGTTCGAGGAGAACCTGCTCTCCGGTGAGATCGCCTGGAACGACTCCCTCTTCGAACTCCACGGGCTGCCGCTCACCTCCGAGCCGATCCCCCTCGAACAGCTCGCCGCCCACGTCCACCCCGACGACGCCCACTCCATCGGCCGGTTCCTGCGAGCGCTGCTGCACCACCAGCGACCCGCGTCCGCCGCCTTCCGGCTCCAGCGCGCCGACAGCGTGGCCCGGCACATCCGCGTGGTCGCCGAACCCGTACTCGACGAGAACACCCGCGTCGTCGCGGTGCGCGGCGCCTACCAGGACGTCTCCGCCCAGCACTGGACCGAGGTCGCCCTCGCGGCCACCCGTGACCAGCTCGCCCAGAGCCAGCAGGAGACCGCCGAACGCAACCGGCTCGCGCTGCGGTTGCAGCAGGCCATCATGCCGCCCAACCACGGCCCTGTGGACCTGCACAACCTGAGCGTGGCCGTGCGCTACCGGCCCGCCGAGAAGGACCACCTCGTCGGCGGCGACTGGTACGACGCCGCGGCGCTTCCCTCGGGCCACGTCCTGCTGTGCGTGGGCGACGTGGCCGGGCACGGCATCGAGGCAGCCACCGGCATGGTCGCCCTGCGCAACGCCCTGCGGGGCCTCGCCACCACAGGCGCGGGACCCGCCCAGCTCCTGGCCTGGCTCAACACCGTCACCCACCACCTCACCGACAACGTGACGGCGACGGCGGTGTGCGGTCTGTACGATCCCGCCTCGCGCGAACTGCGCTGGGCCCGCGCCGGCCATCTGCCGCCCGTCCTGGTACGCGACGGCAAAGCGGGCGCGCTGCCCCAGCTCGGTGGCATCCTCCTCGGCGCCACCGGTCAGGCGCGGTACGAGGAGGGCAGGACCCAGCTGGAGATTGGCGACACCCTCATGATGTACACCGACGGTCTGATCGAGCGCCGCGACCGCTCGGTGCAGGACTCCCTCGACAACCTGCTCCAAGTGGCCCAGGGCGCCCGCCAGTTGGGCCGGGGCAGCCAGCTGGAGCACCAGCTCGACCATCTGCTGAGGTACACCAACGCCGACACCGACGACGACACGTGCCTCATCGGGGTCACGGTGCGCTAG
- a CDS encoding deoxyribodipyrimidine photo-lyase: protein MTVSVALFTSDLRLHDNPVLSAAVRGADQVVPLFVRDDGVRAAGFDAPNRRAFLADCLADLDAGLRERGGHLVVREGDLVTEVCAVVRSSGAERVHLAGGVSRYATRREERLRAALDTIGCALSVHDAVVTVLAPGAVTPSGGDHYTVFTPYFRRWSQQGVRDVVAAPRQISVPPIAAGDLPRRAGTDGVSPGVMEGGERAGRRRVRQWLANDVATYEDDHDDLAGDATSRLSPFLHFGALSPAELVHLARREGSSGAEAFVRQLAWRDFHYQVLAARPRAAHQDYRARGDRWRADEREITAWRQGRTGYPLVDAAMRQLAHEGWMHNRGRMLVASFLTKTLYVDWRVGARHFLELLVDGDIANNQLNWQWVAGTGTDTRPNRVLNPVIQSKRFDPQGTYVTRWVPELAGLERAFIHEPWKMKAADRAALDYPEPVVDLAEGRARFEQARGA, encoded by the coding sequence GTGACCGTGTCCGTCGCCCTGTTCACGTCCGATCTGCGGTTGCACGACAACCCGGTGCTGTCCGCCGCCGTGCGCGGAGCCGATCAGGTGGTCCCGCTGTTCGTGCGGGACGACGGGGTGCGGGCTGCCGGGTTCGACGCGCCCAACCGCCGGGCGTTCCTGGCCGACTGTCTGGCCGACCTGGACGCCGGCCTGCGCGAGCGCGGCGGCCATCTGGTGGTGCGCGAGGGCGACCTCGTGACGGAGGTCTGCGCGGTCGTACGGTCGTCGGGGGCCGAACGGGTCCATCTGGCGGGCGGCGTGAGCCGGTACGCCACCCGGCGCGAGGAACGACTGCGCGCGGCACTCGACACGATCGGCTGCGCCCTGTCGGTGCACGACGCGGTGGTGACCGTGCTCGCGCCGGGCGCCGTCACCCCGTCGGGTGGTGATCACTACACCGTGTTCACGCCGTACTTCCGGCGCTGGTCCCAGCAGGGCGTACGCGACGTGGTGGCGGCGCCGCGCCAGATCTCGGTGCCCCCGATCGCGGCCGGCGATCTGCCTCGGCGCGCCGGGACGGACGGGGTGTCGCCGGGCGTGATGGAGGGCGGCGAGCGCGCGGGCAGGCGGCGGGTGCGGCAGTGGCTCGCGAACGACGTCGCCACGTACGAGGACGACCATGACGACCTGGCGGGCGACGCCACCTCGCGGCTGTCCCCCTTCCTGCACTTCGGCGCGCTGTCGCCGGCCGAGCTCGTGCACCTGGCGCGGCGCGAAGGGTCTTCGGGCGCGGAGGCGTTCGTGCGCCAGCTCGCGTGGCGGGACTTCCACTACCAGGTACTCGCGGCCCGCCCGCGCGCCGCGCATCAGGACTACCGGGCGCGCGGCGACCGCTGGCGCGCCGACGAGCGGGAGATCACCGCCTGGCGCCAGGGACGCACCGGCTATCCGCTGGTGGACGCGGCGATGCGCCAGCTCGCCCACGAGGGGTGGATGCACAACCGGGGCCGGATGCTGGTGGCGAGCTTCCTCACCAAGACCCTGTACGTCGACTGGCGGGTCGGCGCCCGCCACTTCCTCGAGCTCCTGGTGGACGGCGACATCGCCAACAACCAGCTCAACTGGCAGTGGGTGGCGGGAACCGGCACCGACACCCGGCCCAACCGGGTCCTCAACCCGGTGATCCAGAGCAAGCGCTTCGATCCGCAGGGCACTTATGTGACGCGCTGGGTGCCCGAACTCGCGGGCCTGGAGCGCGCGTTCATCCATGAGCCCTGGAAGATGAAGGCCGCCGACCGCGCGGCCCTGGACTACCCGGAACCGGTCGTGGACCTCGCCGAGGGACGCGCCCGCTTCGAGCAGGCACGCGGCGCCTGA
- a CDS encoding transketolase, producing the protein MQREAALELADLGQQLRVDAVRAAAAANSGHPTSSMSAADLAAVLLAQHLRYDFDNPGHPGNDRFILSKGHASPLLYAMYRAAGVIDDEQLLSFRSQGSLFEGHPTPRLPWVDVATGSLGQGLPVGVGMALAGRRLEHAPYRVWVLSGDSEMAEGSVWEAAEHAAYENLDNLTLIIDVNRLGQRGPTRHGWDLDAYARRLKAFGWHTIEIDGHDIDAVDTAFAEAASTTSQPTAVIAHTMKGRGVAEVEDREGHHGKPLPDADAAIEELGGPRFVRVEVSSPPSAPERHDPNTGPLDLPRFDVGDSMATRDAFGKALAALGSSREDVVALDGEVGDSTRTEFFGKAHPERYFECYIAEQQLVAAAVGLSTRGYVPFASSFAAFLTRAHDFIRMAAVSQAGINLVGSHAGVSIGQDGPSQMGLEDLAMFRSVHGSTVLYPCDANQTVQLVAAMADLPGVRYLRTSRGDAPVIYGPDERFAPGGSKVLRSGDQDRVTVVAAGVTVQQALRAGELLDREGIAVRIIDLYSVKPVDTATLQEAAEATGCLVTVEDHRTEGGIGDAVAEAFADGRPVPRLVRLGVGTMPASASPEEQLRLAGIDAESIAAAVRLLVERVVVP; encoded by the coding sequence ATGCAACGCGAAGCCGCGCTGGAACTCGCCGACCTGGGGCAGCAGCTGAGGGTGGACGCCGTGCGCGCGGCCGCCGCGGCGAACTCCGGCCACCCCACGTCGTCCATGTCCGCAGCCGACCTGGCGGCGGTCCTGCTCGCCCAGCATCTGCGCTACGACTTCGACAACCCCGGCCACCCGGGCAACGACCGGTTCATCCTCTCCAAGGGCCACGCCTCCCCGCTCCTGTACGCCATGTACCGCGCGGCGGGCGTGATCGACGACGAGCAGCTGCTGTCGTTCCGCAGCCAGGGCAGCCTCTTTGAGGGCCACCCCACGCCCCGGCTGCCCTGGGTGGACGTGGCGACCGGCTCCCTCGGGCAGGGGCTCCCTGTCGGTGTCGGCATGGCCCTCGCGGGCCGGCGGCTCGAACACGCCCCCTACCGGGTGTGGGTGCTGTCCGGTGACAGCGAGATGGCCGAGGGTTCCGTCTGGGAGGCCGCCGAGCACGCGGCGTACGAGAACCTGGACAACCTGACGCTGATCATCGATGTGAACCGGCTCGGCCAGCGCGGCCCCACCCGGCACGGCTGGGACCTCGACGCCTACGCCCGCCGCCTCAAGGCCTTCGGCTGGCACACCATCGAGATCGACGGTCACGACATCGACGCGGTGGACACGGCGTTCGCCGAGGCCGCATCCACGACCTCGCAGCCCACCGCCGTCATCGCGCACACCATGAAGGGACGCGGGGTGGCCGAGGTCGAGGACCGCGAAGGCCACCACGGAAAACCGCTGCCGGACGCGGACGCGGCGATCGAGGAGCTCGGCGGTCCCCGGTTCGTCCGCGTAGAGGTCTCCTCGCCGCCTTCCGCGCCCGAGCGGCACGATCCGAACACCGGCCCTCTCGACCTGCCGCGCTTCGACGTCGGCGACTCCATGGCCACCCGTGACGCGTTCGGCAAGGCGCTGGCGGCGCTCGGCTCGTCGCGCGAGGACGTGGTGGCCCTCGACGGCGAAGTGGGCGACTCCACGCGTACGGAGTTCTTCGGCAAGGCCCACCCCGAGCGGTACTTCGAGTGCTACATCGCCGAACAGCAGCTCGTCGCGGCCGCCGTGGGCCTGTCCACTCGTGGATATGTCCCTTTCGCGTCGTCGTTCGCCGCCTTCCTCACCCGCGCCCACGACTTCATCCGCATGGCCGCCGTCAGCCAGGCGGGGATCAACCTCGTCGGCTCGCACGCCGGGGTCTCCATCGGCCAGGACGGCCCGTCCCAGATGGGTCTGGAGGACCTGGCGATGTTCCGCTCGGTGCACGGCAGCACGGTCCTCTACCCGTGCGACGCCAACCAGACCGTCCAGCTGGTCGCCGCGATGGCCGACCTGCCCGGCGTGCGCTATCTGCGTACAAGCCGGGGCGACGCGCCGGTCATCTACGGCCCCGACGAGCGGTTCGCCCCGGGCGGCTCGAAGGTGCTGCGCTCCGGAGACCAGGACCGGGTGACCGTCGTCGCGGCGGGCGTGACGGTCCAGCAGGCGCTGCGCGCGGGCGAACTCCTCGACCGGGAGGGCATCGCCGTACGGATCATCGACCTGTACTCGGTCAAGCCCGTCGACACGGCGACCCTCCAGGAGGCGGCCGAGGCGACGGGCTGCCTGGTCACGGTGGAGGACCACCGGACCGAGGGCGGCATCGGGGACGCGGTCGCCGAGGCGTTCGCCGACGGCCGTCCGGTGCCGCGCCTGGTGCGGCTCGGAGTGGGCACCATGCCGGCCTCCGCGAGCCCCGAGGAACAGCTGCGGCTCGCGGGCATCGACGCCGAGTCGATCGCGGCGGCGGTACGGCTCCTGGTGGAACGCGTCGTCGTGCCCTGA